The Acidobacteriota bacterium genome contains the following window.
CCGGTGGCCAATTACAAACCGGACGCATTCTGAATTACCTGGACAAAGGCAACGACAACCGCCAGGCGTGCAGCCTGTTCCTGTCGCTGATGGATTTGATGGGTGTGCACCTGGATCGGTTTGGTGATGCCGAAAAACGGTTGGCCGGATTGTGCGATTCCGTTTCTTGAGTGTCGTAGGGCAGATTTTCCAATCTGCCTTGAGTCTTACGCTAAAGGAACACATGGGCGGGTTGGAAAACCCACCCTACGTTTTTACTCTACGGCTTCAGCCAACGCACAAACCAGTCCATCGCCATTTGCTTCGCTTCGGGCGTGACGGCGTGGGCGGTTTTGGGTTGAATGTGCAACATAAACTTTTCTGAGGCTTTCTTTTTGTCATACGCCGCTCGCGCAGCTTGGACGCATTCTTCGACGCCAGCGATCGGCGTTCGCGCATCCACTTCCCCATTGATGATCAGCAGCGGGCGCGGCGCGATCAATGGAACCATTTGCGGCCCGTCAAACTCTCCATAAATTCCCGGCACAATCCGATCATAAAACTTGCGTAGGAAAGCGGCGTTCACAGGCTCGCCCGCTTCTTTCGCGGCGGCATCCAGCGCAGCCTGAAATGTTCCGGCGCGTGATTGCCATGCGTCGTGATCCAGCGCGTAGCGGAAACTTTGCACGCCAATGCACGGCACGGCAACAGCAATTCGTTCATCAATCGCGGCGGCCAGGTATGTTTCCACCCCGCCTTTGGAAAATCCGATCACGCCGATGCGCGCAGCATCCACATCGGGCCGCGTTGCCAGATAATCCAGCAACCGCATCACATCCCAGACGGTGTCATACAAAAACGGTTTGCCTTTTCCCGTGTGCCAGGTTTGCAGCATCGCATCCACGTATTCTTTGGAGCCTTTGCCCGAAGGGATGCGCGCTCCGTGAAAGCGCCCGTCAATCGCCACGGCGACGAATCCTTTCGCGGCAAGTTCATTGAGCAACGGCAATTGGCCTTCTTTCGTGCCGCCTGTTCCATGGAGTGCAATGACCACCGGGCGGCGGCCTTCTTGTTGCGTAGCGGCTTTGACCAGCAATCCCGGCACGCGCTCGTTAGCTTCTGCGGCAAAGGAAAATTCTTCGCGGATCAATCCGTTGGCGATGATCTGCGGAGAAGTTTTCGCCGCCAGCGGCACGCGCGGACGATCGAGCAGTTTGCGGAACGCCTGACGCGTGGCTTCGGGTTGTTCGCTTTTGATAGAAGCGACGTTTGCCGCTTTGAACACGGCGACAGAATCTTTCATCGTCAACCGCCGGAAATTCCGTATGCGATGAAATGTCAGGTAATTGGCGTCGTGTTGGTTGTGCGCTCCGTCGGCTGCGTCATCAAACGCGGTGCGCACCACAGCGATCAAATCATTCCCATC
Protein-coding sequences here:
- a CDS encoding acetylxylan esterase; amino-acid sequence: MFIQRVLLTVLLAVVCGSSDTIRAQKTAPLNVPGVVIDYSPASSRQYIGSPSIAVLPNGEYVASHDFFGPGSTFSKMSVFGSTDKGRTWQKRADLEGQWWSTLFVHNGALYLMGTTKEYGFTVIRRSTDGGRTWTEPKDENSGLLFGNGSYHCSPQPVVIHRGRVWRAMEDAMNGTIWGERFDAFMMSAPVDADLLKASSWTTSNRLARNPEWLGGKFNAWLEGNAVVTPEGKIANILRVDIKQDDNEKAALVRISDDGKQASFDPQTDFVDFPGGSKKFTIRWDAKSKAYWAMANYVPPQHRRLEPSRTRNTLALIRSTDLRNWEVRTVVLYHPDTAKHGFQYSDWLVDGNDLIAVVRTAFDDAADGAHNQHDANYLTFHRIRNFRRLTMKDSVAVFKAANVASIKSEQPEATRQAFRKLLDRPRVPLAAKTSPQIIANGLIREEFSFAAEANERVPGLLVKAATQQEGRRPVVIALHGTGGTKEGQLPLLNELAAKGFVAVAIDGRFHGARIPSGKGSKEYVDAMLQTWHTGKGKPFLYDTVWDVMRLLDYLATRPDVDAARIGVIGFSKGGVETYLAAAIDERIAVAVPCIGVQSFRYALDHDAWQSRAGTFQAALDAAAKEAGEPVNAAFLRKFYDRIVPGIYGEFDGPQMVPLIAPRPLLIINGEVDARTPIAGVEECVQAARAAYDKKKASEKFMLHIQPKTAHAVTPEAKQMAMDWFVRWLKP